One Actinomadura viridis genomic region harbors:
- the nirD gene encoding nitrite reductase small subunit NirD has protein sequence MTTTPDLVLTREPAAPPRGSGTRATTRWHDICPFTTLMPERGACAMVEGVQVALFLTFEGELFATSNLDPFSGAYVISRGILGTRGGAPTVASPMFKQVFDLRTGACLDDPDVTLRTFPVRRNPDTGRVEVALPDEHRE, from the coding sequence ATGACCACGACGCCCGACCTCGTTCTCACCAGGGAACCCGCCGCGCCGCCCCGCGGCTCCGGCACCCGCGCCACGACGCGCTGGCACGACATCTGCCCGTTCACCACGCTGATGCCCGAACGCGGCGCCTGCGCGATGGTGGAGGGCGTCCAGGTGGCGCTGTTCCTCACGTTCGAGGGCGAGCTGTTCGCGACCTCGAACCTGGACCCGTTCAGCGGCGCGTACGTGATCTCCCGCGGGATCCTGGGCACCCGCGGCGGCGCCCCCACCGTCGCCTCGCCCATGTTCAAGCAGGTCTTCGACCTGCGCACCGGAGCCTGCCTGGACGATCCGGACGTCACCCTGCGCACCTTCCCGGTCCGCCGGAATCCCGACACCGGCCGCGTGGAGGTGGCGCTGCCCGATGAACACCGAGAGTGA